The Scylla paramamosain isolate STU-SP2022 chromosome 27, ASM3559412v1, whole genome shotgun sequence genome contains the following window.
ATAATCAGAACACAATTTCTTGCAGTGGAATGGAGTTTAGATGAATGGGCCACAGTTGGTGGATGTCTCGAGATCTACAACCTGCGGCGAATGTCAGTGTTTGTGGATGGCTTGGTACAGGGCAAGAGGCACCACTTCAGAGTGCTGGCCGGCAACATGAAGGGCTACGGCACTCCTctgaccaccaccccacctgctGCCATACCGTCCAGTGAGCATTGTCTTCTTCCAAAGTTGTGAATAGTTATGGGATTGTGGATGTGAGGGGAGTCATCACCCAGTAATGCAGGCAGCCAGCTTTACTCCATGAGTGTTGAAGagtagactttttttctttaaaaagTTTCATGATTTTGGAACTGTATTGTAATGCCTGGCCAGAATGCAATAAATTCTGGAGGGACTTGTGGTTTTATAAGATAAGCAGATTTTAGATTAATATATAAGATTAATTAATATGAAAATGTTCTAGTGTTAacatcattcttcttttttttattttagtcttGCATATTGAAACTGATTTCCTTTTAAAAAATCACAGATTTTCAAGATGTGATTGAGGTGATTATAAACTGAATACCATTAAACTGGAATATTTTACTTGTAATTTTGTATTTAATAAAGTATCTCACTGAATGTAGAGAAAACAGGGAATGCACTTTATTGAAACCACAATTTAgtagagatatacagcacaaaCTGCTTCCTAGCCTGAagtttcatatattcattcagTATAGTCATGCATTTTCTTTGTTAAGTATACTCTATTTTCATTACCTTGAAATATTGGGATTTTTCTGCTGCAGGCTGGAGAGATGCAGATTCTCAGAAGCCTCGGCTGGATGGCCAGGTGGGGGAGCTGGACGATCTTTTCAATCAAGTGTGCAACTCTCGCCCCCAACATGCAGCTGAGATCAAGGCAATAGAGCCAGGCCAGGAGACGCCGCTCAACCTACGGAAagcacagaagaagaaaagcataaaaaatcTCTTCACTCCGGCTCCAAAGTTCCACAGAAATCTGAAGAAGTAAGTCAGTCACAGATGTAATTTAATTCTGTAGTGAATTTTTACTACTGAAATCTAACTCCAGCCAGTAGTCAAAGGCAAATATTTCTATAGAAAATTTAAACATATTTGATTTTCCTTTTGTATAAGTTCATGGCATGACACATAAACTAATTGATCCACAAGTAACCATCAGAGGCTCAAGTATAGAATGTACATAAGCATTTTTGCTCCTACAATGAGCCAAGGCATatttctttaactctttcactgctatttggcacatcttCCATTCATCACTAATCTGAGACATTGCTTCtggttctacagccacctctaaactggctagaaattgcttttttttttttttttttttcaatccccCTTCTTTTATATAGACACttttaaagatttcatacattgtttttagtattgtgaattgttgcatatcacaatgaaagggttaaaggagaTCTTTGTCTGGTGTACAGATGTAGATAGATGTatagactattattattattacagggGGTCTTACTTGGCATGTGTGGTTTACTGTGAAGACAAAGTGCTAGTGACAACTGAAGAATTTCCTCCTGTTGTAGAGGTTGATGATGACTACATGGGCCAGGCAAGATCACACTTTCACTGGCTGTTGAAGGTAAGTAAAATACTGCAGGTACAACAGGGATAAACTGGTGAATCAAACCAATGGTATTTGGAAGGCAAAGTATGAAGTAGCTGTAgtagagaagaataaaaaaaaaataaaaagaattagtCACACATACCTCCAGCCAAGAAACCTCAGGTCTGCCTTGGAAGAATAACAACCAGCAACCTCAGTCACATCTCCCACCATGCTGTAGACATTCCTGGGCAGATTGAATCACCAGGCACCCTCATGCCTTGTATGACAGCCACAGCGAAACCCCTTCCAACACTCTAACACTATACCAGATCTGGATACTAAATTAAGGCTGGGGAATTGCCTCAAAAGCAGGGAGCCAACACCAACAGACATGGCCATGACAACCACATGATAGCACAACAACCAACAGACTGGCCATCTACTGCTAACCTTGctccttccttacattttttACTGTTGCCAACTCCCAGATATGTCTAGCCACTTGTGCTGTAATTAACCTTAAATAATCTATTTACACTACAGTTAGCTTTTGCAAAGTGATATACAGTGAGTTAGTGTCAGAAATATCGTATGATCACATTGTGTGGACAGAGAATGGCAGGGATAAATGAGCTTGAGTAAGTGCTTCCACCTTCTAAGAGATTATTCAGTAAGCTTCAGACTCACTATAGttcattattcattcactttttttatctctataatATTTTTATCAGCAGTCTGAATGGTGAATGTGTTTCAGGTGGCCACCACCTGGGAAGACGTGAAATCCCTGCGGCAGGACATGGAGCGAGCCGGGTCAGCCTCCAATGTGCCCTTCAGAATAAAGCTGCTGCAGGCTGCTGCCAACATGCAGGTGTGAACTCTCTTCAGCATTTTTTATCTGTCATCTTCATTTAATCATCTTAGCTCTTCATGATATATGGTTAACTTTAAACTATGCACTACATCTTGTTAGTACATAAGAGATCACATGGTTGTAAGTTCAAGAGGGCCTGTAAATGGAGTTTGAATGAAATGATGTGATATAGAAATGACTGCTGCCTGTAGAGTCCTATCATAGCCTTTCCATTGCACCCCCCCTTTGAAGTCAGTACCCAAAGTAGAGCAAAACATGGAAGATGTCAATAGACTGCATTtcatccttgatttttttttaacagacaACTCTGGGCATTCAAGATCTAGGACAGTTTTACCACAAGCCAATCGTGGGCAGCAATGGTACCCTAGTGTTCTGCACAACCCGGCATGTGAAGAGCACCAAGGTGATCTCAGCTATGAACGTCAAGTGGATCCCGCTCTCAAAactaaaggagaagaaaagcacAAGTGCCAGTAAGGAgttatgtagttttgtttttatccatTACAAAACACTGGATCTTTGAAATTTTTAGTAGTTTATTATGTAGAACTTCTGTATTACAGTATCTTCAGTGACTTCATTACTTCTTGTATTCTTTATCTTTGTTATTAACATAGTAGAGCACACTACACTGAACACAAGTAATTAATATCACTAGATTAATCTCTGCTGAAAAATATGAACATATAACTTGAAGACAGCAAGAAAAATTCTTCTCTGATGAAACATGCATATTAAAAACAAAGtcacaagaattttttttactttgaaggTCAAGGGTCAAcacaaggagaaacaggaacCTCAGCCGGTGACCTCCTGTTGTCATCACTGCAAGACCAAATACTGTATGACCAAGTGAGTCGGGTTCCCCTGCGGCGAGGGCTGTACCTGGGCTACCTCAAGCTGCAGAGTTCAGTGGATGTCCTTCATGTGTCAGTGCCAGAGAAGACGCCCAATATGTTCCCACACGTCAAGATAAGGGACAATCCACACGTCTCTAGGTAAGGATAACAAATAAATTTTAACATTAATTCTTTATGTAGCAGAAAATTTCAAGGACAGCATTGTCTCAGAATTTTAAAAGGAAATGTGGAACAGTCTTGTGCATTAGCATTTAGTATTGAAATAGACTCAAATTTAGTCATATGGAAGCAGCTTACAGATTTGCTACTGACACTTCATCCTCTGACCACTTCATCCTCTGGTCAAAATCAAGTGACAAGAAGATAATTTATGATAAGGAGATGAGGCATTCTGGTTatttatgacaaaaaaaatgtactatTTTTATCTGTCCACTGAGGAGGATAACATAACATTATTTACCACAACAGTTTTAAATGCACTTTATCTATACATGTgggttttcttttccattagtGATTGTCACaactgtgtttctctcttttgaTCTCTATGATAGAATGAATGTAACTTGAgttaatttgctttcttttgatGTCTGTTAATGCACTGTCTAATGGCAATGATATTTCAGAGAGGAATGGGAGTGGGTGCAGAGATTAGAAACCTGTAGTGCTGAACAGTGGCCCATAACATCAGGGGCAGAGTCTGACGAGGGAGATGGAAAGGCAAGTTCTCCCTCTTCTGCCCAGCTTGTGTGGCATTCTCAGCTGTGTAAAGCAGTTCAGCTATTACTTAATCAGTTGGAGGTTGatgaagaagcacaaaaacaacatcGACTTTACTGTGGAGAAGTCTTAGAGCTAAGCCCAGATGTGTCTCTTCTGCTTATCATGCCACCAGTGGATGCCGTATGCTGTGCCCCAGGACAAGAAGATGCCCTCTTGTCACAGCCTTCCTTGACAACATTGCCTCTACAGATATTTGAAATGATCCACATGGGAACATATCAGAAGGAACTGATTGGGAGATATGCCCGCCTTTCATACATCCTGGAGATGGACACACTGATGGCTCAGCATGCCAGCAGAGAGGCATTCAGTAAAGAGGAAATCAACTGCTCAAGGTCCCGTCTGTGGCAGCTCCAGTCTTTCCAGGAACAGCTGGACGTGACATGGCGTGGCTTGCGCTGGGTGATGGACGCCATCAGTTATGCCCGAGACAAAGCTGCATCTGGTGCCCTGGTGACCAATCTGctgtcttgttctttttcaccAACTAATCATCACTCAACAGTACAACAGCCCTCTCCACACATTCCTGCTGCCACTACACCAATACAAGACACGCACAGTTCCAGTGAATCCCTCCAGCATGGTGCAGACagtaaaagattaagaaaagatgatgacTTGAACTTCAGTGTAAAAAAATCAGATACTCCAAGAATGCTGAAATCTAACACATCTGAGAATATTCGAGCTGCAGTGAAGTATGAAACGAGATTTCATAAGTCGAAAACGACAGAGTGTTTAGTTCATAGTAGTGGATGTGTGCAAAGTTGTGGTAAATCTTATAATTCACTAAATGACTGTATGTTAGACAGTGGAGAACAGAATGAAAATGTGCCCCTTCTAACATGGACTCGTGAGAAAATGGAATTCAGTGGTGACACTAAGTTGTACAGTAAGGACTTCCCTACTTCTAGAAGTGAGAACCACTTACAACACTGTGTGGACCTCGGGTATCCTCCAAGAAAGGCCAGTGCTCCTCCATTTTATGATAGTCATGAGGGATGCTTGAAATCAATGTGTTGCACGAGTGAGCCAAAAATAAACCAGACTATTACTTCCTATGAATGTGTGgagcaagggaagaggaaaaagaatagctGTGTTGACTTAGAATACGAAGATGCCATGGCAAGTGGAAAGTCCCCAACCAGTAGTTGTTTTGACTTGCAACGATATGGTAGTAATCTCAACGTTGAAATGCAGCG
Protein-coding sequences here:
- the LOC135114267 gene encoding ankyrin repeat and fibronectin type-III domain-containing protein 1-like isoform X3; translated protein: MNKEEENPPSSPSKGKIPAVSFGTAAFILIRVKRAFKKKRAKLKSSVKEGGVVRSRPPLVRSRTLPAIVVPGVTVLQTALESTDRRGVSEYLGWRSSTGGLDAGGTSRHQVVPAESPVRPLLTVTTFESGGGERSSPGRLSLGDGEGLAMSPGSGSGGSPGSLKVPGAVASTTGGLGRIARLLVKDTSRSGEESYRRRTHSLERRFRARKCKNGVPPLRRATSIDSLVDASVVSASSSSHVKTSVLNMTKSNGHLRSYLPVSPALYKRPSFKFDKTSTSTALSTMDDVLVDGLNPSKADRKKLEKINIHLHALFAAVEHGQLEKAKNILDHNSTQLDINSVNKDGSNVLEVAVMNNHVTLAKMLQQAGATESNAGTIEQRILHLNELVATAERRREELDSKLCGGAAHGRETERQRDLWDRRVKMLRKMRMGLEQMKVPGPPSRAALEVIDSTRVRVTFKEPEAENFAITTKYKVEWSLDEWATVGGCLEIYNLRRMSVFVDGLVQGKRHHFRVLAGNMKGYGTPLTTTPPAAIPSSWRDADSQKPRLDGQVGELDDLFNQVCNSRPQHAAEIKAIEPGQETPLNLRKAQKKKSIKNLFTPAPKFHRNLKKGSYLACVVYCEDKVLVTTEEFPPVVEVDDDYMGQARSHFHWLLKVATTWEDVKSLRQDMERAGSASNVPFRIKLLQAAANMQTTLGIQDLGQFYHKPIVGSNGTLVFCTTRHVKSTKVISAMNVKWIPLSKLKEKKSTSASQGSTQGETGTSAGDLLLSSLQDQILYDQVSRVPLRRGLYLGYLKLQSSVDVLHVSVPEKTPNMFPHVKIRDNPHVSREEWEWVQRLETCSAEQWPITSGAESDEGDGKASSPSSAQLVWHSQLCKAVQLLLNQLEVDEEAQKQHRLYCGEVLELSPDVSLLLIMPPVDAVCCAPGQEDALLSQPSLTTLPLQIFEMIHMGTYQKELIGRYARLSYILEMDTLMAQHASREAFSKEEINCSRSRLWQLQSFQEQLDVTWRGLRWVMDAISYARDKAASGALVTNLLSCSFSPTNHHSTVQQPSPHIPAATTPIQDTHSSSESLQHGADSKRLRKDDDLNFSVKKSDTPRMLKSNTSENIRAAVKYETRFHKSKTTECLVHSSGCVQSCGKSYNSLNDCMLDSGEQNENVPLLTWTREKMEFSGDTKLYSKDFPTSRSENHLQHCVDLGYPPRKASAPPFYDSHEGCLKSMCCTSEPKINQTITSYECVEQGKRKKNSCVDLEYEDAMASGKSPTSSCFDLQRYGSNLNVEMQRAGSSLSHDSEASFSSMTASLRSLSSNETETDTLSLMCSESGRSESKSTEGEEVSEGAARNEDCTIIRVYAAYQTGMASGTSVKIHITPRTTAREVIDLVVKQLNVAVVLKGKSGPTYGNEKLKDFCLVAVIGMRERCLREDFRPLQLQNPWKRGKLYVRMKQDVLAALEQSNSRHSAYL
- the LOC135114267 gene encoding ankyrin-repeat and fibronectin type III domain-containing 1-like isoform X1, encoding MNKEEENPPSSPSKGKIPAVSFGTAAFILIRVKRAFKKKRAKLKSSVKEGGVVRSRPPLVRSRTLPAIVVPGVTVLQTALESTDRRGVSEYLGWRSSTGGLDAGGTSRHQVVPAESPVRPLLTVTTFESGGGERSSPGRLSLGDGEGLAMSPGSGSGGSPGSLKVPGAVASTTGGLGRIARLLVKDTSRSGEESYRRRTHSLERRFRARKCKNGVPPLRRATSIDSLVDASVVSASSSSHVKTSVLNMTKSNGHLRSYLPVSPALYKRPSFKFDKTSTSTGEWSKSLGVPVTCSALSTMDDVLVDGLNPSKADRKKLEKINIHLHALFAAVEHGQLEKAKNILDHNSTQLDINSVNKDGSNVLEVAVMNNHVTLAKMLQQAGATESNAGTIEQRILHLNELVATAERRREELDSKLCGGAAHGRETERQRDLWDRRVKMLRKMRMGLEQMKVPGPPSRAALEVIDSTRVRVTFKEPEAENFAITTKYKVEWSLDEWATVGGCLEIYNLRRMSVFVDGLVQGKRHHFRVLAGNMKGYGTPLTTTPPAAIPSSWRDADSQKPRLDGQVGELDDLFNQVCNSRPQHAAEIKAIEPGQETPLNLRKAQKKKSIKNLFTPAPKFHRNLKKGSYLACVVYCEDKVLVTTEEFPPVVEVDDDYMGQARSHFHWLLKVATTWEDVKSLRQDMERAGSASNVPFRIKLLQAAANMQTTLGIQDLGQFYHKPIVGSNGTLVFCTTRHVKSTKVISAMNVKWIPLSKLKEKKSTSASQGSTQGETGTSAGDLLLSSLQDQILYDQVSRVPLRRGLYLGYLKLQSSVDVLHVSVPEKTPNMFPHVKIRDNPHVSREEWEWVQRLETCSAEQWPITSGAESDEGDGKASSPSSAQLVWHSQLCKAVQLLLNQLEVDEEAQKQHRLYCGEVLELSPDVSLLLIMPPVDAVCCAPGQEDALLSQPSLTTLPLQIFEMIHMGTYQKELIGRYARLSYILEMDTLMAQHASREAFSKEEINCSRSRLWQLQSFQEQLDVTWRGLRWVMDAISYARDKAASGALVTNLLSCSFSPTNHHSTVQQPSPHIPAATTPIQDTHSSSESLQHGADSKRLRKDDDLNFSVKKSDTPRMLKSNTSENIRAAVKYETRFHKSKTTECLVHSSGCVQSCGKSYNSLNDCMLDSGEQNENVPLLTWTREKMEFSGDTKLYSKDFPTSRSENHLQHCVDLGYPPRKASAPPFYDSHEGCLKSMCCTSEPKINQTITSYECVEQGKRKKNSCVDLEYEDAMASGKSPTSSCFDLQRYGSNLNVEMQRAGSSLSHDSEASFSSMTASLRSLSSNETETDTLSLMCSESGRSESKSTEGEEVSEGAARNEDCTIIRVYAAYQTGMASGTSVKIHITPRTTAREVIDLVVKQLNVAVVLKGKSGPTYGNEKLKDFCLVAVIGMRERCLREDFRPLQLQNPWKRGKLYVRMKQDVLAALEQSNSRHSAYL
- the LOC135114267 gene encoding ankyrin-repeat and fibronectin type III domain-containing 1-like isoform X2, with the protein product MNKEEENPPSSPSKGKIPAVSFGTAAFILIRVKRAFKKKRAKLKSSVKEGGVVRSRPPLVRSRTLPAIVVPGVTVLQTALESTDRRGVSEYLGWRSSTGGLDAGGTSRHQVVPAESPVRPLLTVTTFESGGGERSSPGRLSLGDGEGLAMSPGSGSGGSPGSLKVPGAVASTTGGLGRIARLLVKDTSRSGEESYRRRTHSLESKNGVPPLRRATSIDSLVDASVVSASSSSHVKTSVLNMTKSNGHLRSYLPVSPALYKRPSFKFDKTSTSTGEWSKSLGVPVTCSALSTMDDVLVDGLNPSKADRKKLEKINIHLHALFAAVEHGQLEKAKNILDHNSTQLDINSVNKDGSNVLEVAVMNNHVTLAKMLQQAGATESNAGTIEQRILHLNELVATAERRREELDSKLCGGAAHGRETERQRDLWDRRVKMLRKMRMGLEQMKVPGPPSRAALEVIDSTRVRVTFKEPEAENFAITTKYKVEWSLDEWATVGGCLEIYNLRRMSVFVDGLVQGKRHHFRVLAGNMKGYGTPLTTTPPAAIPSSWRDADSQKPRLDGQVGELDDLFNQVCNSRPQHAAEIKAIEPGQETPLNLRKAQKKKSIKNLFTPAPKFHRNLKKGSYLACVVYCEDKVLVTTEEFPPVVEVDDDYMGQARSHFHWLLKVATTWEDVKSLRQDMERAGSASNVPFRIKLLQAAANMQTTLGIQDLGQFYHKPIVGSNGTLVFCTTRHVKSTKVISAMNVKWIPLSKLKEKKSTSASQGSTQGETGTSAGDLLLSSLQDQILYDQVSRVPLRRGLYLGYLKLQSSVDVLHVSVPEKTPNMFPHVKIRDNPHVSREEWEWVQRLETCSAEQWPITSGAESDEGDGKASSPSSAQLVWHSQLCKAVQLLLNQLEVDEEAQKQHRLYCGEVLELSPDVSLLLIMPPVDAVCCAPGQEDALLSQPSLTTLPLQIFEMIHMGTYQKELIGRYARLSYILEMDTLMAQHASREAFSKEEINCSRSRLWQLQSFQEQLDVTWRGLRWVMDAISYARDKAASGALVTNLLSCSFSPTNHHSTVQQPSPHIPAATTPIQDTHSSSESLQHGADSKRLRKDDDLNFSVKKSDTPRMLKSNTSENIRAAVKYETRFHKSKTTECLVHSSGCVQSCGKSYNSLNDCMLDSGEQNENVPLLTWTREKMEFSGDTKLYSKDFPTSRSENHLQHCVDLGYPPRKASAPPFYDSHEGCLKSMCCTSEPKINQTITSYECVEQGKRKKNSCVDLEYEDAMASGKSPTSSCFDLQRYGSNLNVEMQRAGSSLSHDSEASFSSMTASLRSLSSNETETDTLSLMCSESGRSESKSTEGEEVSEGAARNEDCTIIRVYAAYQTGMASGTSVKIHITPRTTAREVIDLVVKQLNVAVVLKGKSGPTYGNEKLKDFCLVAVIGMRERCLREDFRPLQLQNPWKRGKLYVRMKQDVLAALEQSNSRHSAYL
- the LOC135114267 gene encoding ankyrin repeat and fibronectin type-III domain-containing protein 1-like isoform X6, whose protein sequence is MSPGSGSGGSPGSLKVPGAVASTTGGLGRIARLLVKDTSRSGEESYRRRTHSLERRFRARKCKNGVPPLRRATSIDSLVDASVVSASSSSHVKTSVLNMTKSNGHLRSYLPVSPALYKRPSFKFDKTSTSTGEWSKSLGVPVTCSALSTMDDVLVDGLNPSKADRKKLEKINIHLHALFAAVEHGQLEKAKNILDHNSTQLDINSVNKDGSNVLEVAVMNNHVTLAKMLQQAGATESNAGTIEQRILHLNELVATAERRREELDSKLCGGAAHGRETERQRDLWDRRVKMLRKMRMGLEQMKVPGPPSRAALEVIDSTRVRVTFKEPEAENFAITTKYKVEWSLDEWATVGGCLEIYNLRRMSVFVDGLVQGKRHHFRVLAGNMKGYGTPLTTTPPAAIPSSWRDADSQKPRLDGQVGELDDLFNQVCNSRPQHAAEIKAIEPGQETPLNLRKAQKKKSIKNLFTPAPKFHRNLKKGSYLACVVYCEDKVLVTTEEFPPVVEVDDDYMGQARSHFHWLLKVATTWEDVKSLRQDMERAGSASNVPFRIKLLQAAANMQTTLGIQDLGQFYHKPIVGSNGTLVFCTTRHVKSTKVISAMNVKWIPLSKLKEKKSTSASQGSTQGETGTSAGDLLLSSLQDQILYDQVSRVPLRRGLYLGYLKLQSSVDVLHVSVPEKTPNMFPHVKIRDNPHVSREEWEWVQRLETCSAEQWPITSGAESDEGDGKASSPSSAQLVWHSQLCKAVQLLLNQLEVDEEAQKQHRLYCGEVLELSPDVSLLLIMPPVDAVCCAPGQEDALLSQPSLTTLPLQIFEMIHMGTYQKELIGRYARLSYILEMDTLMAQHASREAFSKEEINCSRSRLWQLQSFQEQLDVTWRGLRWVMDAISYARDKAASGALVTNLLSCSFSPTNHHSTVQQPSPHIPAATTPIQDTHSSSESLQHGADSKRLRKDDDLNFSVKKSDTPRMLKSNTSENIRAAVKYETRFHKSKTTECLVHSSGCVQSCGKSYNSLNDCMLDSGEQNENVPLLTWTREKMEFSGDTKLYSKDFPTSRSENHLQHCVDLGYPPRKASAPPFYDSHEGCLKSMCCTSEPKINQTITSYECVEQGKRKKNSCVDLEYEDAMASGKSPTSSCFDLQRYGSNLNVEMQRAGSSLSHDSEASFSSMTASLRSLSSNETETDTLSLMCSESGRSESKSTEGEEVSEGAARNEDCTIIRVYAAYQTGMASGTSVKIHITPRTTAREVIDLVVKQLNVAVVLKGKSGPTYGNEKLKDFCLVAVIGMRERCLREDFRPLQLQNPWKRGKLYVRMKQDVLAALEQSNSRHSAYL
- the LOC135114267 gene encoding ankyrin repeat and fibronectin type-III domain-containing protein 1-like isoform X8, translating into MGVNLDPPPFKPGCPASPTRRALSTMDDVLVDGLNPSKADRKKLEKINIHLHALFAAVEHGQLEKAKNILDHNSTQLDINSVNKDGSNVLEVAVMNNHVTLAKMLQQAGATESNAGTIEQRILHLNELVATAERRREELDSKLCGGAAHGRETERQRDLWDRRVKMLRKMRMGLEQMKVPGPPSRAALEVIDSTRVRVTFKEPEAENFAITTKYKVEWSLDEWATVGGCLEIYNLRRMSVFVDGLVQGKRHHFRVLAGNMKGYGTPLTTTPPAAIPSSWRDADSQKPRLDGQVGELDDLFNQVCNSRPQHAAEIKAIEPGQETPLNLRKAQKKKSIKNLFTPAPKFHRNLKKGSYLACVVYCEDKVLVTTEEFPPVVEVDDDYMGQARSHFHWLLKVATTWEDVKSLRQDMERAGSASNVPFRIKLLQAAANMQTTLGIQDLGQFYHKPIVGSNGTLVFCTTRHVKSTKVISAMNVKWIPLSKLKEKKSTSASQGSTQGETGTSAGDLLLSSLQDQILYDQVSRVPLRRGLYLGYLKLQSSVDVLHVSVPEKTPNMFPHVKIRDNPHVSREEWEWVQRLETCSAEQWPITSGAESDEGDGKASSPSSAQLVWHSQLCKAVQLLLNQLEVDEEAQKQHRLYCGEVLELSPDVSLLLIMPPVDAVCCAPGQEDALLSQPSLTTLPLQIFEMIHMGTYQKELIGRYARLSYILEMDTLMAQHASREAFSKEEINCSRSRLWQLQSFQEQLDVTWRGLRWVMDAISYARDKAASGALVTNLLSCSFSPTNHHSTVQQPSPHIPAATTPIQDTHSSSESLQHGADSKRLRKDDDLNFSVKKSDTPRMLKSNTSENIRAAVKYETRFHKSKTTECLVHSSGCVQSCGKSYNSLNDCMLDSGEQNENVPLLTWTREKMEFSGDTKLYSKDFPTSRSENHLQHCVDLGYPPRKASAPPFYDSHEGCLKSMCCTSEPKINQTITSYECVEQGKRKKNSCVDLEYEDAMASGKSPTSSCFDLQRYGSNLNVEMQRAGSSLSHDSEASFSSMTASLRSLSSNETETDTLSLMCSESGRSESKSTEGEEVSEGAARNEDCTIIRVYAAYQTGMASGTSVKIHITPRTTAREVIDLVVKQLNVAVVLKGKSGPTYGNEKLKDFCLVAVIGMRERCLREDFRPLQLQNPWKRGKLYVRMKQDVLAALEQSNSRHSAYL
- the LOC135114267 gene encoding ankyrin-repeat and fibronectin type III domain-containing 1-like isoform X4; translation: MNKEEENPPSSPSKGKIPAVSFGTAAFILIRVKRAFKKKRAKLKSSVKEGGVVRSRPPLVRSRTLPAIVVPGVTVLQTALESTDRRDAGGTSRHQVVPAESPVRPLLTVTTFESGGGERSSPGRLSLGDGEGLAMSPGSGSGGSPGSLKVPGAVASTTGGLGRIARLLVKDTSRSGEESYRRRTHSLERRFRARKCKNGVPPLRRATSIDSLVDASVVSASSSSHVKTSVLNMTKSNGHLRSYLPVSPALYKRPSFKFDKTSTSTGEWSKSLGVPVTCSALSTMDDVLVDGLNPSKADRKKLEKINIHLHALFAAVEHGQLEKAKNILDHNSTQLDINSVNKDGSNVLEVAVMNNHVTLAKMLQQAGATESNAGTIEQRILHLNELVATAERRREELDSKLCGGAAHGRETERQRDLWDRRVKMLRKMRMGLEQMKVPGPPSRAALEVIDSTRVRVTFKEPEAENFAITTKYKVEWSLDEWATVGGCLEIYNLRRMSVFVDGLVQGKRHHFRVLAGNMKGYGTPLTTTPPAAIPSSWRDADSQKPRLDGQVGELDDLFNQVCNSRPQHAAEIKAIEPGQETPLNLRKAQKKKSIKNLFTPAPKFHRNLKKGSYLACVVYCEDKVLVTTEEFPPVVEVDDDYMGQARSHFHWLLKVATTWEDVKSLRQDMERAGSASNVPFRIKLLQAAANMQTTLGIQDLGQFYHKPIVGSNGTLVFCTTRHVKSTKVISAMNVKWIPLSKLKEKKSTSASQGSTQGETGTSAGDLLLSSLQDQILYDQVSRVPLRRGLYLGYLKLQSSVDVLHVSVPEKTPNMFPHVKIRDNPHVSREEWEWVQRLETCSAEQWPITSGAESDEGDGKASSPSSAQLVWHSQLCKAVQLLLNQLEVDEEAQKQHRLYCGEVLELSPDVSLLLIMPPVDAVCCAPGQEDALLSQPSLTTLPLQIFEMIHMGTYQKELIGRYARLSYILEMDTLMAQHASREAFSKEEINCSRSRLWQLQSFQEQLDVTWRGLRWVMDAISYARDKAASGALVTNLLSCSFSPTNHHSTVQQPSPHIPAATTPIQDTHSSSESLQHGADSKRLRKDDDLNFSVKKSDTPRMLKSNTSENIRAAVKYETRFHKSKTTECLVHSSGCVQSCGKSYNSLNDCMLDSGEQNENVPLLTWTREKMEFSGDTKLYSKDFPTSRSENHLQHCVDLGYPPRKASAPPFYDSHEGCLKSMCCTSEPKINQTITSYECVEQGKRKKNSCVDLEYEDAMASGKSPTSSCFDLQRYGSNLNVEMQRAGSSLSHDSEASFSSMTASLRSLSSNETETDTLSLMCSESGRSESKSTEGEEVSEGAARNEDCTIIRVYAAYQTGMASGTSVKIHITPRTTAREVIDLVVKQLNVAVVLKGKSGPTYGNEKLKDFCLVAVIGMRERCLREDFRPLQLQNPWKRGKLYVRMKQDVLAALEQSNSRHSAYL